The sequence CCCAACGCACAATAGAAAACTTTTTCATAAAACCTCCGGCAACCCGATATAAAAAAGCTATAACAAATGTAGATAATTCAATGCTTAATTTATTTTATGAAAATATAATTAATACAAATCTTTACGTTCGACATTTGTTAACTTTGTATAAACTGTAATGAACATGAAACGATACGAGCTTGACACAATCGGACAAATCTACGGACCCACGATTACCAAAACGTGGAGTCCCACGTTCAGAGTGCAGGTTACATTGCACGAAACTGTCGACCCCGCATTGCTTCAACAGGCGACCGATAATCTCAGAAGTCGTTTTCCCTACATTTTTGTGGCTCTGAAAAAAGGCTTATGTTCCTATTACTTTGAAGAAACCGACGAGAATTTGCAAGTTCAGCCAGATGGCGAACATATGCTTGCCTATTACGGCATGGAAGAGGCTGCGCATCATTGTTTACGCGTCATTTATGGGAAAAAGCATATTGCCATCGAAATTCTGCATGTATTGACAGACGGAAATGGAGCAAACGTCATTCTGTTCACGCTTCTGCACCGCTATCTAGAACTGCGACACGGCTTGCCAGAAGTTCCAGCGAATTTCCGGCACAATTTGGTCTATTCCTTTAACGACAAGCCAATAGACGAAGAATCTGAAAACGCCTTCACAAAGAACGCTGGCTCAAATCCCATCAATTTGAAGGAGCCGAGGCCCTACAAGTTGCAAGGCAAGCGCCTTACGGACAAACAAGAGATTTACACCATAGGCGTTATCGATACCGACGCCCTCGTCGCCAAAGCGCATAGTTGCAAAGCAACCGTTACCACATACCTTTCCGCTGTTATGGCCGAAGTTATCTGCGAACTTCAAAACGAGCAATGCCAAAAGAAAGCGGTCGCCATCGGCGTTCCTGTCGACCTCAGGAAGGTTCTTGCTAGCAAGAGCATGCGCAACTGTGTCGCCCAAAAGAATCTGGTACTTCTTCCCGAGCAACTAAATTACAGTTTAGAGCAAAAATGCGATTTGCTAGGCCAGCAGCTGAACCATTTTAGGCAAGACAAGGAATTGGTACGGAATCTGATTGCGGCCTACGTGACTCCATTGGAAAATCCACTAGTAAAGCATATTCCCTGCATCGTTAAGGACAGGGTTATCAGCTACCTGTACACCAGAGACGCCGATGCGGTCATGAGCATCAACCTTTCGAATCTTGGCGAAGTAAAAGTTCCCGAAGAGATGCGCCCTTTCATAGACCGAGTCTATTTTATTTTAGGGCAAGAAAAGACTATCCCCAACACTTGCACCGTCATCAGTTTCAACGGAAAAACATCCATCAATTTTACACGAAACATTCAAGAATCCGCTGTCGAAGACAGATTCTTCAGACACCTTAAGGAACTGGGTTTGAATGTTGACGTAGAACAACTTAAATAAACAGGAGGATATATGAAAAAACTCTTATTGCTGTCCCTTGCCCTACTGCTTGCAAGTTGCGCCCCCAGCCGCGTGGAGCCCACTGTCACAACTAAGGGTTTTTCTGCATTCAACGGGCTATACACAAAAGTAACCAGTCGCACCCTGAGCACCCCTGTGCCTAAGCCTATTTCCGTAAAGTTCGACGGTGACTGGGATATTCAAACCTCCTATTTTTCGCTTGAAAAGAATCTCGCCTTCTTCATGTGCACCAAGGAACCGGAACACATCCAGTTCAGGGGTATGCGCATTGACGATCTCTACCGTGATGCAACTTTCACTGTAGACAGGAACGCCCCCGAAGAAACGTTCATCAAATTCTACTTGCAATGGGATCACGACTTCTGGACCACCAAACAAGAAATGATGAAACACGGTGACGCCTCCAGCCCCAAATACAACAGCGAAAAGAAATACGGCACCATCAAGACGGTCAATGGAGCATATCAGCGTTGTGTCCTTGCCGCTGTCGTTGAAGACGCCCTTTTCATGATGACCGGCGAAGCTGTAAACTCCGACAAGGACATTTGCGAGACTGAAGCCGAAATTTGGGAAAGTCGCGAATCGTTCTAAAGGCGATTGTTTCGGGCTTTTAACCCGTTTTTGCAAGAATTTGTGACGTTCAGCATGCGTTTTTGCATGTTGTTTTTTGGGCATTCTTTTTCCCCGGAAAAGAATTATTTTTGTACTCGTAAGGGTCTCGTTATGAGGCCAGGTTATCTTTTTACGACAAGAGGGGTCCTATGAAATCCAGATTCTTTTTGACCGCAGGATTTGCAATCAGCTTATTGTGCGCAGCCTGCAGTGACGACAGCAACAGCCTGAAAGCTAGCGACGCAGGCAAAGACGATGGTCATGTCGCAGATAAGACCACCCCCGAAAACCCAAACGTTGAAACGGCAGACGGAGCCACCTTCGAAACTAAAGGAAATAGATCTTACCACGTCAACGACTACAGTTCCATCGAAGAAGCATCAGTCATGTACGACTCATACGATGTCAAGATGATTCGCACATTCGATGAAGTCTATACCACCGTTGAAGCGCCTTCTGTCGCCCCCGGAGGTGTCGTAGAAGACGTTCCCGTAGACTATGCTCCCGGCGGAGATCCCGGCGACGATTATAACGGCAGAACTTATGGCCTGCTCACCGCCTCCGAATGGAACGATTTGGACAATTGGAATGCCTGGAGTGAAATATTGGCAGGAGAATTTTCCGATAAGACGGCCTACTGGAAATTCTACCCCTCGACTCTCGCCGCGGTCAAGGTCGTTGACGAAAACGGCACCGGTTTAGCCAACGTTTCCGTAGAACTCCTTAACGGCAACGACATAGAATTCGCAACCAAAACCGACAACTCGGGCCTCGCCTACTGCTGGGTCAAATTATACGAAGATGCAATCAAAGAAACCGTAAAGGCAGAAGACTTCTCGTTGAAAGTCAACGGCAAGGTTTCCGAAGCCCCCGTCGAGTTTTCGCTCCTAAGCGGCGAACTCAAGGTCAATACGATTACAAGCGACGCCAAGCAGGCAGATGCCAAGGCAGATGTCGCATTCATCGTTGACGCCACCGGCTCCATGGGCGACGAAATCAGATTCCTCCAATCGGACCTCAGCTATATCATTGACCACGCCCACTCGGAAACTAACGTTGCTTTACGTACGGCAATCGTATTCTATCGCGACGAAAGCGACGAATACCTCACCCGCGGCAAGGACTTTTCCACTGATGTCGCGAACACCCAGGCATTCATCGCCGAACAGTATGCTAGCGGCGGCGGTGACTACCCCGAAGCCGTACACTCTGCACTTGAAGCCACGCTGCAGAATTTCTCCTGGAACGAATCGGCACGTGCTCGTATCGCCTTCCTGATTCTTGACGCTCCCGCCCACCATCAGGACGACGTCATCGAAAGCCTTCAAAGTTCCATCCGCTTCTACGCCAAGAACGGCATCAAGCTGATCCCCGTAGCGGCCAGCGGCGTCGACAAAGATACGGAATCCATGTTGCGCTTCTTTGACATCATCACGGGCGGCACCTACGTATTCCTCACCGATGACAGCGGCATTGGGAATTCCCATATCGAAGCATCCGTAGGCGAACACGAAGTAGAAACGCTTGCTGACCTGATGATTCGCCTGATCAAGAAATACGTGGAATAAGAAGATTCAAATTATCACCCTAAAAAAGCGAAAGGGCGGTCGAAAGGCCGCCCTCATTATTTTGCACGCTTGCAGTCCCCCCTAAAATAAGGTATATTCGGGGCGTATAAAGATAAATTAAAGAAAAAAGGAGAAAATACAATGAGCGAATGCAAGTCTGAAGATATGGATAAAGTTTGGATGAAGAGAATCCGTAATCTGGCAGGCCTGATGGGAATGATTCTGCCTTGGGTTTCCTTACTCGGCGCCATTCTCGTTGCTCGCACCAAGGGTTTCCCTAATGATTTCTGGAGCCTTCTGTCCATTTCGGAAACTTACTATGTGACACCTCCGCTGGTAGGCATCTTGACGACAGCAGCTGTCGTGTTGATGTGCTATAAGGGCTATAGCACCAAAGACCATGTGATTTCCGCCTTGGCTGGCGTTTTCGGTCTGATGATCGTCCTGTTCCCGTGTAAATGCCCTGCCGCCGAAGAAATTGTTGGATTTTTCCAGTTGCCTGTGAAAATCTCAGATATTATTCACTGTGCCTCTGCAGTCGCCTTCTTTTTGCTTTTATCGTACATGAGCTTGTGTCAATTTACTCAAGGTAAAAATGACACGCGTAACAAGCGCATCAAAAATATCATCTTCAAGATTTGCGGCATCGGCATGTTGGCCTCTTTGGCCATGATGGTCATCCCGGTCGATTTCTTCGCAAAGACATTCGTCGTCGAAGCAATCGCACTAACCTTCTTCGGCGTCAGCTGGCTTGTGAAAGGTGAATTTCTCGGATTGTTGTCCGACGACTAAAAATTAAAAAAAAATGTTCATCGAAATAAAAAATATATTACTTTTATGAAGTCCTCAAAAAGGAGAAAATATGAGTACATCCTTTATCGTTTTTAATATCATCGGTCTTGCAATCGTCATCATTGCAGCATTCCGCATCGGCATGCAGGTGAGCAAGGCGGCTAAGTTGGAAGCCCCGGAAGCGCAAAACAACAAGTCCTATGACGAATGCCTAGCCAAAAACAATACAAGCTTTAAATACGGTTCCTTTACCGATGCACGCGATGGCGAAACCTACCGCACCATAAAAATCGGCAACCAGGTGTGGATGGCCGAAAACCTGCGCTATAAGACAGAAGACAGTTTCGCCCCCGGCAACGAAGAATCCAACGTTGCTCAATACGGCAGGCTCTATAAATGGACTACCGCACTGAACATTCCTGCAGAATACCAGGAACAGTCCCCAGCAAAAGACATCAACATGTATCGCGAAATCAAGGCCGACAACTACCAGGGCATCGCTCCGGAAGGCTGGCACATTCCGAGCATTAAGGAATGGGAAACCCTCATGGAAAACCTCCCCGCCAAGTCCAACGGTGTGGAATTGCGCAGTGAATGCATCTGGCAAAAGCCCGGCACCGACACTTTGGGATTTTTCGCACTCCCTGCCGGTTACCGTTTCGACAACGGAGCCTTCTGCCAGTTCGGCAAGCGTGTTCGTTTCTGGTGCAAGGAAGAATACGGCACGGCCAATGCCTACCGTTTTAACCTTACCGAAGACTCCATGGACATCGAAGGTGTTTACAGATCCGACGCCATTTCTGTCCGTTGCGTAAAGAACGCCTAATTTAAACTTTCACAGGAAATCCTTCATGCCCCGCATGGAGGATTATATTTATGATTCTCCGCAAGCCTGATTTTTATGACCAGTTCAAATGCATTGCCTCGCGGTGCAGCGACACTTGTTGTGTCGGCTGGGAAATCGATATTGACGAGGCGACACAAGAGGTTTACCGCAAGGTGGCGGGAGCCTTTGGCGAGCGGCTCCGCGCAAACATTGAAGATGGGCATTTTAAAATGCTCCCTCACGACCGTTGCCCGTTTTTAGACAAGGACAACCTCTGCGAAGTCTACCAGAACTTGGGCGAAGACGCCTTATGCGACATTTGCACCGAGCATCCGCGATTTGTCGAGGTCTATGGCGATATTATGGAGCGGGGACTCGGGCTCTGCTGCGAAGAAGCCGCGCGCCTGTTGCTTGAAGGCGAAGGCCCGTTGGCCTTTACCAGCGAAGAATGCGACGAACCCGAAGACGAATTGGATGACGATGACCGCGAAGTCCGCAACGAAGTGCTTTACATGCGAGAAAGCTTCTTCAAGACGCTAGCGGACAGTTCCATTTCTCTCGGCAACAAGCTCTATCAAGTTTTCGGATACACCGGCGAAAACATATTCGAGCCCTTTGAAAGTGCCTGCGCCATGTTGGAGCTTCTAGGAAAAGCCGAAAGCTACGGCCCGGATTGGGACGCAGCCTTCGCACGCATCAAGGCCCGCGTTGAAGCCGCCGATGCGAAGCCCCTTTCGGATCAAGGATTCTTCACCGAAAACGAAAGTTGCCGACTGCTCACCTATCTGATTTATCGACACTACGCCAAATGCCTTTTTGAAGGCCACGAACAAGGCAAATTAAAGTTCGCCTTGTTCTTCTGGAACTTGGCAAGATTTTTCACTCGGGAGCTTGCAGGCAACGCCCCCGGTGACATCAAAATCAACGCTGTCAAAATCCTTTCGAAGCAGCTAGAATACTGCCAAGAAATTATGGAACTCGTTGAAATTTCTCTAGACGAATAAAGGGCTAGGCCGCTAGGCGATCTTTGTCCATCACATGCTTACGCCATTTGCCGCTCTTCCAGCGAATCCAGAAAATAAGCGGAGCCGTACTGTACACGGCAACGACCGTAATCCAGGCGTATTGAGCCGGCAGGTGGAAAATGTAAGCTGCCACATACAAGGCTCCCGCCACGCACCAATTCATAATGGCACACGCGAACATGACCCACACGGTATCGCCCGCACCGCGAAGTGCACCCGCATAAATCACGAGCAAGACTTCTACGAAAATGTAGAAGGTCGCAATTCGCAGCATGAAAATGCTCATAGGCCGCGCCGCCGCGAAAATAGCTAGCGCCTCGGCAGATGCTTCAGCCGCATCGGGCTTGAATATATCCGTGAGAATACCCGGCAAGAAAATAAAGAAAACACCCATCAGCAAGGAATATCCCCAGCCGAGTTTGAGGCCGGAATAAGTCGAACGCGTTGCCGCGGCACCGTCGCGCGCACCCACGTAACGCCCCACAAGGCTTGTAGAGGCTACTTCAAGGCCCATCAGCGGAACGTAGGCCACCATGTCCCAGTTGAACATGACCGAAGACGCAGTTGCCGATTCGGGCCCAAGCGCATGGAACATAAGAATCAGGAGCTGGAACGCCGCCATATTCAGGCACATTTCGACACCGGAAGGAATTCCTTTCTGCAAGAGTTCCTTGGTCAAAGGCCAGCTAAACGCAAACGCATAACGGGTGCGGAATCGGTCGTGGCAATTTTTGCCGAAGAATTTCGCAAACAAAATCACCGTCGAAACCAGGTTCCCAATCAGGGTACCGTAAGCGGCGCCCGCCACGCCCAAGGCGGGAATCGGGCCAAAGCCGTAAATCAAGAAGAAGTTGCAGACGACATTCACAATCATGCCGACAAAGGCTGCCTTCATGACAATCTTGGTTTCGCCGATACCGCTAAAGAAACACGGAGCCGCATTGCGCACCAAGTTAATGATGCCACCGAACATCAGAATGTTGAAGTAGGTCTTTTGATACTGCAGCTGGTCTGCCGGCAAATGTTCCATTCCAAAAGCCAAGTGCCCTAGCGGAATCGTAAGGTACAAAAGCGGCACCGAAACAAGCGACAGGTACACCGCCTGCATGAACACACGGGCACAATCCCAGCGCTTTTTGCCACCCAGGCGCTGCGCCACCATAGCGGTCGTGTAGCTGATGGCTCCGGTAAAGAACATGGTGAGCGCAAGTTGCACTGCCCCCGCTCCAAGAGCCGCATTCATTTCGGCCGGGCCAAGTTTCGAAAGGAACAGGCGATCAATAAAAGTCATGATCGTGTCGAAAGACATCGACATAAGCATGGGAAGTGCTACCACGAGCACATCCTTCACATCACCGTTTTTCTTGAATTTAGACGGTCTGTAGAACTTATTGAGTATTGCGTCGACCATATTGGGCGACAAATATAGAAATTTTTACAATTTATGCAAGTTTCTATCGAGCAACACTTTCAAGTTTCTTTTTTAAGGTTGAAAGGACTTCTTTCTTTTCGGTATCAGGGCGAGCCTGGAGGCTACCTGTATACAGGGCATCGACAAGCCCATTTGAAAGCGCTTCGGATGCCTTGCCCTGGTCGCCCAACTTTTTTACCTGGAGTTGGATTCCTTCGCTAGAAAGCGAAGCCGACACTTTTTTCAGCGTTGATTCATCTTCTGCATTTACGACGCCCACCGTCACGGTCACTGCCGTCACTTCTTTTTTGAGGGTTGCATGCTTACGGGCGCAACAGTCAAATCGAGCCGCAGCAAAAGAACTTAATAAAGCACATAATAAAAGTATTTTTTTCACAGTCCCCCCACTAGAAATCGAACATAACTTCGACGCCGAATATCAAAGAAGGATCGTTTTTATTGCCTTCGGACGGCCAATCTTTATCGTCAGGGATGTCGGCAAGAACCATCGAGATAATATTTATTTTGTAACCGGGAACATTAAAGTAGAACCGTCCACCGACGCGCCACGATTGCAAATCTTCATCTTTGTCTAAAGTATTCGTATGGTATTCAAGAGGGATACCAATACTTAAGGATTCCAGCAAGGCTACGCTCGGTTCTACCGCTACAAAAAAGTATTCCGGACGAGTTGTCATTTCCAAGAATGTACGTTCCGGGTCATCGATAACCGCATAGAACAGAGAACCTATGATGCAAAATCTCGAAAATTCAAACGACGGTTCAGCCAAGAATACATGATTCGACACCGCATCATCGCTAGCCAAGAAGACCGAATGATAGCCGTATAATCCATGCAAGGCAAAATGTTCCGACGAAAGCGAAATATCTAGCCCAGCATAAAGTTCATTAAAATCCTTTCGCTGATAGCTTTTGTAATCGGCATAAGGGCGAAATACCTGGCCTGCAATTTCAAAATCGTAAGCGGCATGAATTTCGTACGTAAGGCCTTCTTTGCAATCCATTCCCATGTATTCGCCGAACATATAGTGGTAATAGCAACTTTGGTCGTTACTTCCGCTACCAAAGCCGACATTGAGTTGCAAGCCATTCCACAAGAATTCAACGCCGCGAATAGACTTTTGCCTTATGCCCGCCGCATCGTCCCGAGGGTCGCCAAAATCATAATAATTTTTGAACAGACCTTCGAAATAATTTAAATCGCCAATACGAAAAGCCAAGTGTTCAGAAGGCGCATATTGAACATAAGCTCCGTTAAAAACGACAGTCGGGTGCACAGGATCCATGGTCGCATCATCGCCCATATCCATGCCTTCCATATCTTCCATTCCATCCATCGCCATTCCCATCGCTTCAATTTCGAGCCATGCAGACCAACGATCGTTAAAACGGACATCGAAATCCAAGTCTAGCATAGATTCATAACGATGCACAACGTTCGATTCATCAGTATTCCAGTCGGCATAAGCGTGAACCATAATCATTCCCGAAAGGTCCAGCTTAGGACGCTCAAAGGCAAGCGACAAACCGACTAATAGAAGGACATACAATAATATTCGTTTATTCATACAAATAAATTCTGGCACCCATCACTTACAAGATTACTTTTTCAAACTCTTAATAAATTCATCGATATAACCCGTTACCGTTTTCACGTCTTCGGCAGAGCCCCAATGGGTATTGTGGTCGGCACCTTCAACTTCGTGAAACACAACACTTTTTGCTCCAGAAAGTCCCTTTTGCAAGGTTTTCTGAGATTCGTTATCGAACAAGGCATCCTTGGTGCCCCATATGATTTGAACATCCGTCGCAATCGAAGAAAGACGCTTGGTATTATCAATTTTCAAAAGATTCTTGACCAAGTATTTCCACACATAGTAAGGCACTTGTTTCAAGTGTTCCAGATTGGCGGCCTGAAAATCCTTATCCGGATTCATGCTGTAGCCCCACGCCTGAATAAAGCTTTCAGGGAGTTTCTGGGTCGAATCGTATGCATAAATGCCATCGAACGATTCATCGTCGGTACCGTTCACAAGCCAATCCAGCGTGGCATTCTTCTCGTCAACCGAAGCACCTGAACCAATCAAGGTAATCGAAGAAACAAGCTCTGCATTCGTAATGGACAATTCCTGAGCAATAAAGGCTCCAAGCGAATGTCCCACAATGTGAACTTTTTTCAGGCCAAGTTTTTCGACAAAGGCTGCTATATCGCTTGCAAGTTCAGCGACAGAATACGAAGATTCATCAATCGGCTTGTCCGTTTTTCCATTGCCGCGGTATTCGGGTACATAAACGCGATAGCCTTTTTTGGCAAGCGACGGTGCCACCTGCGACCAAGAAACTCGACCATCGGTAAGTCCGTGAATCAATACGACCGGAGTTCCCTTTTCATCACCCGTCACTGTATAGGCCAAATGTATTCCCGTTGCAAGGTCAACCGATTTTTCTGTCCAGTCGACATTCTGGTATTCGGCAAAACTTTTTGTTGTAAAGGTATTATTCTTGCCCATAAAATGATGCCCGTTCACCTGAGCTTCATCTTCAAAGGCATAGACATCCGTATTGCTGCTCCCCACATGAACAACATCGGCACTTCCAGAAAAATCAACACGGCCAGAACGCTTGATGAGCAAATTTCCGGTCACCTTGACATTCTTTAGGACCGTTGCACCTGGCGTTGTCGTAGAAACCGTCAGCACACCATTGATTGTTGTATCTTGCAAGAAAATGAATCCATCCTGGATATCTTCATCTCCAAGCGTCAGGTCACCGACGCTAGGTTCTTCCATGTGATGGCCATGGTGCTCTTCGTGGGAAGTTTCTTCTTCGTGAGAAGATTTTTCTTCGGGGGCGCTACTTGAGTCATCAGAGCAAGCGGCAAAGAAAAGTGTAGAAGCAAGAATTGCTGCCGAGAATAAAGCAAAATTATTATGAATTGTCATTGAAGCCTCCGTTTGTATTCGTTTTAAATCGGGCTCAATATTAGATTTTACGGAGGTTTACGTCCAATACTATTTTTTCATGGCAATTGATAGCTTTTTTCTATAACAAGTTCATTTTATCGTGAGCAAACGGCTTACCTCAAATTCAAAGTCCAAGCAAGAAATTACTATATTTGACCCACTATGTTTTCACAGCTGACTGACTCTCTAGAATCTACTCTCAAGAACCTGCGCGGGCAGGGCAAGCTCACCGAAGAAAACGTCGCCGAATCGCTGCGCGAAGTGCGCCGCGCTTTCCTCGAAGCCGACGTGAACTTCAACGTGACCCGCGACTTTGTTAAGGCCGTCAAGGAAAAGGCCATGGGCTCCGAAGTGCTTACCTCGGTGACTCCCGGTCAGCAGATTGTGAAGATCATCCACGACGAACTCGTGGCCGTGATGGGTGGCGAAACCAAGGAAATCAACCTGTCGGGCCCGGCTCCGGTAGGCATCATGATGGCTGGCCTGCAGGGTTCCGGTAAGACGACTTTCGCCGGCAAGATTGCCCTTTGGATGCGCAGCAAGAAAAAACGCAAGCCCCTTCTGGTGGCCGCTGACGTATACCGCCCCGCCGCTATCAAGCAGTTGCAGGTGCTCGGCAAGTCCATCGGCATCCCCGTTTATGACGAAGGCCAAGGCGATCCGGTGGAAATCATCAAGCACGGTTACCAGTACGCCAAGGACAACGGTTTTGATTTAGTCATTTACGATACCGCAGGCCGTCTGCAGATCGACGAAGAGTTGATGCAGGAACTCGAAAAGGCCAAGGAAGCTGTTCACCCCGACGAAATCCTGTTCGTGGCAGACGCCATGATCGGTCAGGAAGCCGTGAACGTGGCCGAAACCTTCTGGCAGCGCCTCTCGTTTACGGGCGTATGCCTTTCCAAGATGGATGGCGACACCCGCGGCGGTGCAGCCCTCAGCATCAAGAAGATGACGGGCGTGCCTATCTGCTTTATCGGCGTCGGCGAAAAACTTTCGGATATTGAACTTTTCCACCCCGACCGTATGGCCAGCCGAATCCTCGGCATGGGCGACGTGGTCAGCCTTGTGGAAAAAGCGCAGCAGGTCATCGACGAAAAAGACGCCAAGGACCTGAAGAAGAAGATTCTCAACAACACCTTCGACCTGAACGATTTCTTGAACCAGTTGCGTACTATCAAGAAGCTCGGCCGCATCAAGGACATTCTGAGCCTGATTCCGGGTCTGAACAAGCTCCCCATCGACCAGATTGACGAAAAGGAACTCGTTTACGTAGAAGCCGTGCTCAGCTCCATGACCCCGAAGGAACGCAAGAAGCCTGATATTTTGGACGGCAGCCGCAAGGCTCGCGTGGCCAAGGGTTCCGGCACCGAAATCGGTCGCGTGAACGCCGTGCTCAAGCAGTACGAGACCATGAAGGAAATGTTCAAGAAGGTCGGCGACATGGCCCGCAGACAAAACAACGGCGGCCAAGTAGGTTCCAACTACACGCCGCCTAAAGACAAGAAGAAAAAGAAGAAGAAATAAAAGTGAAGCCCGGTCAACCGGGCTTTTGCTTTAACAAATCGCTTTAGTGATTTTCGAGCTTGCTTAAATCTGTAGAAAGCATTTTCCAGAGGCGGGACGCGAAAGGTTCCGCCCATTCTTTTTCGGGTGCCACGCGACTGGTGGTCGCAGCGGTGAATTCCGAATACACGAGGAACACAAGTTCCCCGTAGCGGGCGTCCCATAGCGTCCAAAGCGTTTGCCAAGTATAGCCACCGCTCTTGCCGAGGTCCGTATCCATACGCACATTCAGCACTACCGGAATGGACACATAGCGCAATTCGTAGCGGCTAGCTAAAGCATTCAGCAAGTTCTTGAAGTCCTTGGAAAGTTCACGGGAAATATCCTGCTCCACCCCGTCGCGTTCCAGCCACGGGCTCATATCGCTCAGCTTTTTACCGTCGGCAAAGATGGAGCCTAGCAGCATGTTCGAAAGGCTATCCACATAAGCGGAATCCGCATCCGGCAGGCGCATGCCCGGGAGCATGAGTTCGCGGCGCATCTTGGGGAATGCCTTGACCATCAAGGAATCTTCGACGCGGGCCAAGTCAAAATCCAGAGCGTCTGCGCTGTAGCTGTGGCAGAACTTGC is a genomic window of Fibrobacter sp. UWT2 containing:
- a CDS encoding vWA domain-containing protein — protein: MKSRFFLTAGFAISLLCAACSDDSNSLKASDAGKDDGHVADKTTPENPNVETADGATFETKGNRSYHVNDYSSIEEASVMYDSYDVKMIRTFDEVYTTVEAPSVAPGGVVEDVPVDYAPGGDPGDDYNGRTYGLLTASEWNDLDNWNAWSEILAGEFSDKTAYWKFYPSTLAAVKVVDENGTGLANVSVELLNGNDIEFATKTDNSGLAYCWVKLYEDAIKETVKAEDFSLKVNGKVSEAPVEFSLLSGELKVNTITSDAKQADAKADVAFIVDATGSMGDEIRFLQSDLSYIIDHAHSETNVALRTAIVFYRDESDEYLTRGKDFSTDVANTQAFIAEQYASGGGDYPEAVHSALEATLQNFSWNESARARIAFLILDAPAHHQDDVIESLQSSIRFYAKNGIKLIPVAASGVDKDTESMLRFFDIITGGTYVFLTDDSGIGNSHIEASVGEHEVETLADLMIRLIKKYVE
- a CDS encoding fibrobacter succinogenes major paralogous domain-containing protein, giving the protein MSTSFIVFNIIGLAIVIIAAFRIGMQVSKAAKLEAPEAQNNKSYDECLAKNNTSFKYGSFTDARDGETYRTIKIGNQVWMAENLRYKTEDSFAPGNEESNVAQYGRLYKWTTALNIPAEYQEQSPAKDINMYREIKADNYQGIAPEGWHIPSIKEWETLMENLPAKSNGVELRSECIWQKPGTDTLGFFALPAGYRFDNGAFCQFGKRVRFWCKEEYGTANAYRFNLTEDSMDIEGVYRSDAISVRCVKNA
- the fliB gene encoding flagellin lysine-N-methylase; this translates as MILRKPDFYDQFKCIASRCSDTCCVGWEIDIDEATQEVYRKVAGAFGERLRANIEDGHFKMLPHDRCPFLDKDNLCEVYQNLGEDALCDICTEHPRFVEVYGDIMERGLGLCCEEAARLLLEGEGPLAFTSEECDEPEDELDDDDREVRNEVLYMRESFFKTLADSSISLGNKLYQVFGYTGENIFEPFESACAMLELLGKAESYGPDWDAAFARIKARVEAADAKPLSDQGFFTENESCRLLTYLIYRHYAKCLFEGHEQGKLKFALFFWNLARFFTRELAGNAPGDIKINAVKILSKQLEYCQEIMELVEISLDE
- a CDS encoding MATE family efflux transporter translates to MVDAILNKFYRPSKFKKNGDVKDVLVVALPMLMSMSFDTIMTFIDRLFLSKLGPAEMNAALGAGAVQLALTMFFTGAISYTTAMVAQRLGGKKRWDCARVFMQAVYLSLVSVPLLYLTIPLGHLAFGMEHLPADQLQYQKTYFNILMFGGIINLVRNAAPCFFSGIGETKIVMKAAFVGMIVNVVCNFFLIYGFGPIPALGVAGAAYGTLIGNLVSTVILFAKFFGKNCHDRFRTRYAFAFSWPLTKELLQKGIPSGVEMCLNMAAFQLLILMFHALGPESATASSVMFNWDMVAYVPLMGLEVASTSLVGRYVGARDGAAATRSTYSGLKLGWGYSLLMGVFFIFLPGILTDIFKPDAAEASAEALAIFAAARPMSIFMLRIATFYIFVEVLLVIYAGALRGAGDTVWVMFACAIMNWCVAGALYVAAYIFHLPAQYAWITVVAVYSTAPLIFWIRWKSGKWRKHVMDKDRLAA
- a CDS encoding MetQ/NlpA family ABC transporter substrate-binding protein, yielding MKKILLLCALLSSFAAARFDCCARKHATLKKEVTAVTVTVGVVNAEDESTLKKVSASLSSEGIQLQVKKLGDQGKASEALSNGLVDALYTGSLQARPDTEKKEVLSTLKKKLESVAR
- a CDS encoding alpha/beta fold hydrolase, with translation MTIHNNFALFSAAILASTLFFAACSDDSSSAPEEKSSHEEETSHEEHHGHHMEEPSVGDLTLGDEDIQDGFIFLQDTTINGVLTVSTTTPGATVLKNVKVTGNLLIKRSGRVDFSGSADVVHVGSSNTDVYAFEDEAQVNGHHFMGKNNTFTTKSFAEYQNVDWTEKSVDLATGIHLAYTVTGDEKGTPVVLIHGLTDGRVSWSQVAPSLAKKGYRVYVPEYRGNGKTDKPIDESSYSVAELASDIAAFVEKLGLKKVHIVGHSLGAFIAQELSITNAELVSSITLIGSGASVDEKNATLDWLVNGTDDESFDGIYAYDSTQKLPESFIQAWGYSMNPDKDFQAANLEHLKQVPYYVWKYLVKNLLKIDNTKRLSSIATDVQIIWGTKDALFDNESQKTLQKGLSGAKSVVFHEVEGADHNTHWGSAEDVKTVTGYIDEFIKSLKK
- the ffh gene encoding signal recognition particle protein; the encoded protein is MFSQLTDSLESTLKNLRGQGKLTEENVAESLREVRRAFLEADVNFNVTRDFVKAVKEKAMGSEVLTSVTPGQQIVKIIHDELVAVMGGETKEINLSGPAPVGIMMAGLQGSGKTTFAGKIALWMRSKKKRKPLLVAADVYRPAAIKQLQVLGKSIGIPVYDEGQGDPVEIIKHGYQYAKDNGFDLVIYDTAGRLQIDEELMQELEKAKEAVHPDEILFVADAMIGQEAVNVAETFWQRLSFTGVCLSKMDGDTRGGAALSIKKMTGVPICFIGVGEKLSDIELFHPDRMASRILGMGDVVSLVEKAQQVIDEKDAKDLKKKILNNTFDLNDFLNQLRTIKKLGRIKDILSLIPGLNKLPIDQIDEKELVYVEAVLSSMTPKERKKPDILDGSRKARVAKGSGTEIGRVNAVLKQYETMKEMFKKVGDMARRQNNGGQVGSNYTPPKDKKKKKKK